A DNA window from Pogona vitticeps strain Pit_001003342236 chromosome 2, PviZW2.1, whole genome shotgun sequence contains the following coding sequences:
- the LOC110089316 gene encoding cholinesterase, which yields MPALLSSCLGFFFLISCSAASEEDTVVVTSTGPVKGKQVPAGSGSVTAYLGIPYAEPPLGKLRFQKPLPHQPWSHVLEATSYGSPCHQKNYFPDPYRSLWFADTPPSEDCLFLNIWVPHPRPASPVPVLVWIHGGGFFAGASSLELYNGAFLAATEKVIVASMNYRLGFLGFLFFPPHFPGNMGLWDQHLALKWLKENAAVFGGDPARVTLIGHSAGGASVGFHLLSPASKPLFAQAVLQSGTPNSCWALRSPQEATESAQAFLENLACDPKNRSAVVSCLQGIDAGDDVLYNVDALFKPVPDGDFLPDEPKKLLQTGQIQTKPLLFGVTGNDGSTFVLSPGAPTDGILTWEEQLRETELALNGESEPEAVKAIALKYSEDGHGPEQYRRALAQFYKDYFFLCPLMDFAASMATSGSPIYGYSFNQYVSGSIWQEWMGAVHGAEVPYLFGTLSSLPGRNQTNTEADAGLSHRVMQYWAEFARSGKPTGSTPDDVQWPLYNATEQNFFHISTEAPQVMQVSPAHHCSFLATHLFNTTQRNL from the exons ATGCCTGCTCTTCTGTCTTCATGCTTGGGCTTCTTCTTCCTGATCTCCTGTTCGGCCGCCTCAGAGGAGGACACGGTGGTCGTCACCAGCACCGGCCCTGTCAAAGGCAAACAGGTCCCAGCAGGATCAGGCTCTGTGACGGCCTATCTAGGCATCCCCTATGCTGAGCCCCCACTGGGGAAACTGCGTTTCCAGAAGCCCCTCCCTCATCAGCCATGGAGCCACGTCTTGGAGGCCACCAGCTACGGAAGCCCCTGCCatcagaaaaattattttcctgatcCATATAGAAGCTTGTGGTTTGCTGACACACCGCCTTCCGAAGACTGTCTCTTCCTCAATATCTGGGTCCCTCACCCACGGCCAGCAAGCCCAGTGCCTGTCCTGGTCTGGATTCATGGGGGAGGATTCTTTGCTGGGGCCAGTTCTCTGGAATTGTACAACGGGGCCTTTTTAGCTGCCACTGAGAAGGTCATTGTGGCTTCCATGAATTATCGTCTGGGCTTTTTGGGCTTCCTCTTCTTCCCGCCACATTTCCCAGGAAACATGGGCTTGTGGGACCAACATTTGGCTCTGAAATGGTTGAAGGAAAATGCCGCCGTCTTTGGTGGTGATCCTGCTCGGGTGACACTCATTGGTCATAGTGCTGGGGGAGCATCTGTGGGCTTCCATCTCCTTTCCCCAGCGAGCAAACCCCTTTTTGCCCAAGCAGTGCTGCAGAGCGGTACTCCCAATTCTTGCTGGGCTTTGCGATCTCCTCAGGAAGCCACAGAGTCTGCACAGGCTTTCTTGGAAAACCTAGCATGCGATCCAAAAAATCGCAGTGCGGTGGTGAGCTGCCTACAGGGCATAGATGCTGGGGATGATGTGCTTTATAATGTGGATGCTCTCTTCAAACCTGTCCCAGATGGGGACTTTCTTCCTGATGAACCAAAGAAACTTCTACAGACTGGGCAGATACAGACTAAACCACTGCTCTTTGGAGTCACTGGCAATGATGGGTCTACCTTTGTATTGTCTCCTGGTGCTCCAACAGATGGAATACTTACTTGGGAGGAACAACTGCGAGAAACAGAGTTGGCATTGAACGGGGAATCTGAACCTGAAGCAGTCAAGGCTATAGCACTGAAATACAGTGAAGATGGCCATGGGCCAGAACAGTACCGTAGGGCCTTGGCCCAGTTTTACAAAGATTATTTCTTTTTGTGCCCACTGATGGATTTTGCTGCAAGCAtggcaacatctggaagtccTATATATGGCTACTCCTTTAACCAATACGTCTCTGGCTCCATTTGGCAAGAGTGGATGGGTGCAGTCCATGGCGCTGAGGTGCCTTACCTGTTTGGAACTCTGTCATCCCTGCCAGGGAGAAACCAAACAAACACGGAAGCAGATGCTGGACTGAGCCACAGGGTGATGCAGTACTGGGCAGAGTTTGCCCGAAGTGG GAAACCCACTGGATCCACCCCAGATGATGTGCAGTGGCCGCTCTACAATGCCACAGAGCAGAACTTCTTCCACATCAGTACAGAAGCACCTCAGGTCATGCAGGTGTCACCTGCCCACCACTGCAGTTTTTTGGCAACCCATCTGTTCAATACAACACAGAGAA atttgtGA
- the LOC110089332 gene encoding cholinesterase isoform X1 — protein MLGTPSSFLCFLFLLILLFSTPSSSAPPDDTVVMTSSGPIKGKHLAAGSGSVTAYLGIPYAEPPLGKLRFQKPLPHKPWSQTLEATSFGNSCPQYLFLDFPDAAVWLPQTPLSEDCLFLNVWVPRPRPSSPAPILFWIHGGGGFLIGSASVGLYNGASLAATENVIVVSLNYRLGALGFLSLPPASPGNMGLWDQLLALRWIRENAAAFGGDPNRVTILGQNSGAVSVGLHLLSPHSGPLFARAVLQSGAANVAWAWMNPEKAKQKALVMSQRLGCAEGNEHAVVRCLQEKDAADFTQHELSMVLESKFILDLPFLPTTDGEFLTDDPEKLLGSGHIQVKPTLIGVTSDEASTFLPYLFPNTTDGLITWDQLLKGIRMTLQRATEEDIEAVAQKYSEGDPGPAQYRSALSRAILDYSFLCPVAEFAAKSQESGSPVYVYSFAHHTSGSVFPEWIGAPHGAELPYVFGTLESAVGVNQTYTEAEAALSRRMMRYWAEFSRSGKPTGSRAKEIEWPLYDATEQNFFRLTTDSSQATQISLTQKCGFLKTHSLKPDADIFISLKKTDNIFKKSWEK, from the exons atGCTTGGCACTCCCTCTTCCTTCttgtgcttcctcttcctcctcatcctcctgtTTTCAACACCCTCCAGTTCAGCGCCTCCAGATGACACAGTAGTGATGACCAGCAGTGGTCCTATTAAGGGCAAGCATCTCGCAGCAGGGTCAGGATCTGTGACGGCCTATCTGGGCATCCCTTATGCTGAACCACCGCTGGGGAAACTACGCTTCCAGAAGCCTCTTCCACATAAGCCATGGAGTCAGACTTTGGAGGCCACCAGCTTTGGCAACTCCTGCCCCCAGTATCTTTTTTTGGATTTCCCTGATGCAGCCGTGTGGCTTCCCCAAACGCCACTGTCAGAAGATTGTCTCTTTCTCAATGTCTGGGTGCCTCGTCCTCGTCCTTCTTCACCGGCCCCTATCCTTTTCTGGATacatggaggaggaggattttTAATAGGCTCAGCTTCTGTGGGATTGTATAATGGGGCATCCTTAGCTGCAACCGAGAATGTCATTGTGGTCTCCCTCAACTACCGACTGGGAGCTCTAGGCTTCCTTTCTCTACCACCAGCTTCCCCAGGAAACATGGGCCTGTGGGACCAACTCTTGGCCCTGAGATGGATCCGGGAGAATGCAGCTGCCTTCGGGGGAGATCCTAATCGGGTGACCATTTTGGGACAGAATTCTGGAGCTGTTTCGGTGGGTTTGCACCTTCTTTCCCCCCACAGCGGGCCTCTTTTTGCCCGCGCTGTGCTCCAGAGCGGAGCTGCCAATGTCGCCTGGGCTTGGATGAATCCTGAGAAGGCAAAGCAGAAAGCGCTGGTGATGAGCCAACGGCTAGGTTGTGCGGAAGGCAATGAACATGCCGTGGTGAGGTGCCTGCAGGAAAAGGACGCAGCGGACTTCACTCAACATGAGCTATCCATGGTTCTAGAAAGCAAGTTTATTCTGGATCTCCCCTTTTTACCAACAACAGATGGAGAGTTTCTTACGGATGATCCGGAAAAGCTTCTGGGGAGTGGACACATTCAAGTTAAGCCAACTCTGATCGGTGTCACCTCTGATGAAGCATCAACTTTTCTGCCATATCTTTTCCCTAACACTACTGACGGCCTCATTACTTGGGATCAACTTCTGAAGGGAATCAGGATGACGTTGCAGAGGGCAACTGAAGAAGATATTGAGGCCGTGGCACAGAAGTACAGCGAAGGAGACCCTGGTCCAGCACAATATCGTTCGGCCCTGTCCCGGGCTATTTTAGATTATTCTTTCCTATGTCCAGTAGCTGAATTTGCTGCAAAGAGTCAAGAATCGGGGAGTCCTGTGTATGTTTACTCCTTCGCCCATCACACATCTGGTTCTGTTTTTCCTGAGTGGATCGGGGCACCCCACGGGGCTGAGCTCCCATACGTGTTTGGAACCCTTGAGTCAGCCGTAGGGGTCAACCAAACATACACGGAAGCTGAAGCTGCACTGAGCCGTAGGATGATGCGGTACTGGGCAGAGTTCTCCAGAAGTGG GAAACCCACAGGATCAAGGGCAAAGGAGATAGAGTGGCCCCTTTACGATGCCACAGAACAGAACTTCTTCCGTCTGACCACGGACTCTTCCCAGGCTACACAAATCTCACTAACTCAAAAATGTGGTTTCTTGAAAACACATTCTCTGAAGCCAG ATGCTGATATCTTCATATCCCTCAAGAAAACGGACAACATTTTCAAGAAATCATGGGAAAAATAA
- the LOC110089332 gene encoding cholinesterase isoform X2: protein MLGTPSSFLCFLFLLILLFSTPSSSAPPDDTVVMTSSGPIKGKHLAAGSGSVTAYLGIPYAEPPLGKLRFQKPLPHKPWSQTLEATSFGNSCPQYLFLDFPDAAVWLPQTPLSEDCLFLNVWVPRPRPSSPAPILFWIHGGGGFLIGSASVGLYNGASLAATENVIVVSLNYRLGALGFLSLPPASPGNMGLWDQLLALRWIRENAAAFGGDPNRVTILGQNSGAVSVGLHLLSPHSGPLFARAVLQSGAANVAWAWMNPEKAKQKALVMSQRLGCAEGNEHAVVRCLQEKDAADFTQHELSMVLESKFILDLPFLPTTDGEFLTDDPEKLLGSGHIQVKPTLIGVTSDEASTFLPYLFPNTTDGLITWDQLLKGIRMTLQRATEEDIEAVAQKYSEGDPGPAQYRSALSRAILDYSFLCPVAEFAAKSQESGSPVYVYSFAHHTSGSVFPEWIGAPHGAELPYVFGTLESAVGVNQTYTEAEAALSRRMMRYWAEFSRSGKPTGSRAKEIEWPLYDATEQNFFRLTTDSSQATQISLTQKCGFLKTHSLKPDKSEKEHGRREFSAQ, encoded by the exons atGCTTGGCACTCCCTCTTCCTTCttgtgcttcctcttcctcctcatcctcctgtTTTCAACACCCTCCAGTTCAGCGCCTCCAGATGACACAGTAGTGATGACCAGCAGTGGTCCTATTAAGGGCAAGCATCTCGCAGCAGGGTCAGGATCTGTGACGGCCTATCTGGGCATCCCTTATGCTGAACCACCGCTGGGGAAACTACGCTTCCAGAAGCCTCTTCCACATAAGCCATGGAGTCAGACTTTGGAGGCCACCAGCTTTGGCAACTCCTGCCCCCAGTATCTTTTTTTGGATTTCCCTGATGCAGCCGTGTGGCTTCCCCAAACGCCACTGTCAGAAGATTGTCTCTTTCTCAATGTCTGGGTGCCTCGTCCTCGTCCTTCTTCACCGGCCCCTATCCTTTTCTGGATacatggaggaggaggattttTAATAGGCTCAGCTTCTGTGGGATTGTATAATGGGGCATCCTTAGCTGCAACCGAGAATGTCATTGTGGTCTCCCTCAACTACCGACTGGGAGCTCTAGGCTTCCTTTCTCTACCACCAGCTTCCCCAGGAAACATGGGCCTGTGGGACCAACTCTTGGCCCTGAGATGGATCCGGGAGAATGCAGCTGCCTTCGGGGGAGATCCTAATCGGGTGACCATTTTGGGACAGAATTCTGGAGCTGTTTCGGTGGGTTTGCACCTTCTTTCCCCCCACAGCGGGCCTCTTTTTGCCCGCGCTGTGCTCCAGAGCGGAGCTGCCAATGTCGCCTGGGCTTGGATGAATCCTGAGAAGGCAAAGCAGAAAGCGCTGGTGATGAGCCAACGGCTAGGTTGTGCGGAAGGCAATGAACATGCCGTGGTGAGGTGCCTGCAGGAAAAGGACGCAGCGGACTTCACTCAACATGAGCTATCCATGGTTCTAGAAAGCAAGTTTATTCTGGATCTCCCCTTTTTACCAACAACAGATGGAGAGTTTCTTACGGATGATCCGGAAAAGCTTCTGGGGAGTGGACACATTCAAGTTAAGCCAACTCTGATCGGTGTCACCTCTGATGAAGCATCAACTTTTCTGCCATATCTTTTCCCTAACACTACTGACGGCCTCATTACTTGGGATCAACTTCTGAAGGGAATCAGGATGACGTTGCAGAGGGCAACTGAAGAAGATATTGAGGCCGTGGCACAGAAGTACAGCGAAGGAGACCCTGGTCCAGCACAATATCGTTCGGCCCTGTCCCGGGCTATTTTAGATTATTCTTTCCTATGTCCAGTAGCTGAATTTGCTGCAAAGAGTCAAGAATCGGGGAGTCCTGTGTATGTTTACTCCTTCGCCCATCACACATCTGGTTCTGTTTTTCCTGAGTGGATCGGGGCACCCCACGGGGCTGAGCTCCCATACGTGTTTGGAACCCTTGAGTCAGCCGTAGGGGTCAACCAAACATACACGGAAGCTGAAGCTGCACTGAGCCGTAGGATGATGCGGTACTGGGCAGAGTTCTCCAGAAGTGG GAAACCCACAGGATCAAGGGCAAAGGAGATAGAGTGGCCCCTTTACGATGCCACAGAACAGAACTTCTTCCGTCTGACCACGGACTCTTCCCAGGCTACACAAATCTCACTAACTCAAAAATGTGGTTTCTTGAAAACACATTCTCTGAAGCCAG acAAGTCAGAGAAGGAACATGGAAGGAGAGAATTTAGCGCTCAGTAA